A genome region from Burkholderiales bacterium includes the following:
- a CDS encoding ATPase: MIYPRTLAPFVRQASATFPVVLLTGARQVGKTTLLQAISEPNRQYVSLDDPLMLALAREEPALFLQRFPPPVLIDEIQYAPQLLPHIKLAVDGQRQPGSFWLTGSQAFHLMRGVSESLAGRVAVVRLLGFSRREAERRGERPAAPFLPAEPVLADYCTTGKPLGLSRLYELIWRGSYPALIRSRETDRDLFYGSYLQTYIQRDVRDFARVNDAMAFLRFVRAAAARTAQLLNVAELARDADVAPNTAKSWLSILEASGLVYLLQPWHSNLTKRLVKTPKLYFLDTGLCSYLTQWSSPQSLEAGALSGAIFETWVMVELLKSYWHRGKQAPFYFYRDKDLLEIDLLIEADGVLYPIEIKKTSSPARNAMKGAAALGRSGANVGPGVLICMVTQTVPLKDNVTAIPVGCL; the protein is encoded by the coding sequence ATGATCTATCCCAGGACGCTGGCGCCTTTTGTAAGACAAGCAAGCGCGACCTTTCCGGTGGTGCTCCTGACCGGAGCGCGGCAGGTGGGTAAGACGACGTTGCTTCAGGCGATCAGCGAGCCGAATAGGCAATATGTCTCGCTCGACGATCCTTTGATGCTGGCTTTAGCGCGGGAAGAACCGGCGTTATTCCTGCAGCGGTTCCCACCCCCCGTGCTGATCGATGAGATCCAGTACGCGCCGCAATTGCTGCCTCATATCAAACTGGCCGTGGATGGACAGCGTCAACCCGGCTCGTTCTGGCTAACAGGGTCGCAGGCTTTTCATTTGATGCGCGGGGTGTCGGAATCCCTGGCTGGGCGTGTGGCGGTGGTTCGTTTGCTGGGGTTTTCGCGCCGCGAAGCGGAGCGCCGTGGGGAGAGGCCGGCCGCGCCTTTCTTGCCCGCCGAGCCGGTGCTCGCCGATTACTGTACGACGGGAAAGCCGCTGGGTTTGTCACGCCTGTACGAGCTGATTTGGCGTGGATCCTACCCGGCCCTGATCCGGTCCCGGGAGACCGACCGCGATCTTTTTTATGGCTCCTATCTACAAACCTACATCCAGCGGGACGTGCGGGACTTCGCGCGTGTAAACGATGCAATGGCTTTTTTGCGCTTTGTGCGCGCGGCGGCGGCCCGTACCGCCCAATTGCTTAACGTCGCAGAGCTCGCGCGGGACGCGGATGTAGCGCCGAATACGGCGAAAAGCTGGCTTTCGATTCTCGAAGCTTCGGGATTGGTGTACCTACTGCAACCTTGGCACAGCAATCTCACCAAACGCCTGGTCAAGACACCCAAGTTGTACTTTCTGGACACGGGCTTGTGCAGCTATCTCACCCAGTGGTCCAGCCCCCAGAGCTTGGAAGCCGGGGCCCTCTCCGGAGCCATATTCGAGACCTGGGTCATGGTGGAGTTGCTGAAAAGCTACTGGCACCGGGGGAAACAGGCGCCATTTTATTTCTACCGCGACAAAGACCTTCTGGAGATCGATCTCTTGATCGAAGCCGATGGCGTCCTGTATCCAATCGAAATCAAGAAAACGTCCTCGCCCGCCCGAAACGCGATGAAGGGTGCGGCAGCGCTCGGGCGTTCCGGCGCCAACGTGGGGCCGGGCGTGCTGATTTGCATGGTGACGCAGACGGTGCCGCTCAAGGACAATGTCACCGCGATTCCTGTGGGTTGCCTGTAA
- a CDS encoding DNA polymerase has translation MIGYREAFERIIAALPAACEAVYGSRLVSLAVYGSVARGTMRPDSDIDLLIVAEPLPPGRMEQVAEFEAAERLLAPALAQARGRGVHTFLSPVFKTPEELRQGSFLFLDMTDQARILVDRGGVLRAYLDDLAARLKTMGARRVYKGGGYYWVLKPDYKPGDRIEL, from the coding sequence GTGATCGGGTACCGCGAAGCATTTGAACGAATCATCGCCGCGCTCCCTGCCGCTTGCGAAGCAGTCTACGGTAGCCGGCTGGTGAGCCTCGCCGTCTACGGCTCGGTCGCGCGCGGCACCATGCGTCCGGATTCCGACATCGACCTGTTGATCGTCGCCGAGCCTTTGCCCCCGGGACGCATGGAGCAGGTAGCGGAGTTCGAGGCGGCGGAACGCCTGCTGGCTCCCGCGCTCGCACAAGCGCGCGGGCGGGGCGTCCATACCTTCCTCTCGCCGGTATTCAAGACCCCCGAGGAGCTGCGCCAGGGCAGCTTTCTTTTTCTGGACATGACTGACCAGGCGCGCATCCTCGTCGACCGCGGCGGCGTGCTGCGCGCCTATCTTGACGACCTCGCCGCCCGCCTCAAGACCATGGGCGCACGGCGGGTCTACAAAGGCGGCGGCTACTATTGGGTGCTCAAGCCGGACTACAAACCCGGGGACCGCATCGAGCTATGA
- a CDS encoding DNA-binding protein, with protein sequence MTTDELAAAYFEKARKRIRVLEVLLEQEAYSDVVREAQELVELALKGMLRWVGIDPPKWHDVGPILLENQDFFAPEFRPRLPRLAEISLALRKERELAFYGDRDFIPTRVYSAVHGQQALSDARFVVECIGLFESLHRPQSS encoded by the coding sequence ATGACGACCGACGAGCTGGCGGCCGCTTATTTCGAGAAAGCGCGCAAACGCATCCGGGTACTCGAGGTGCTCCTGGAGCAGGAGGCGTACTCCGACGTCGTGCGGGAGGCGCAAGAACTCGTGGAGCTGGCGCTCAAGGGCATGTTGCGCTGGGTGGGCATCGACCCGCCGAAATGGCACGATGTGGGACCCATTCTGTTGGAAAACCAAGACTTTTTCGCTCCCGAGTTCCGCCCGCGCCTCCCCCGGCTCGCGGAGATCTCGCTTGCGCTGCGCAAGGAACGGGAGCTTGCGTTCTATGGCGATCGGGATTTTATACCGACGCGAGTCTACAGCGCCGTCCATGGGCAACAGGCATTGTCGGACGCCCGATTCGTGGTGGAGTGCATCGGACTATTCGAATCGCTGCACCGCCCGCAGTCCTCGTAG
- a CDS encoding NAD-dependent epimerase → MHILITGAAGFIGAAVAKRLLDRGDSVYGIDNLNAYYDVSLKEARLARLRPYENFVFQKLDVADRASMAELFATHRFDGVLHLAAQAGVRYSVEHPYAYVDANLVGFANVLEGCRHGGVGHLVFASSSSVYGANTKLPFSERDNVDHPVSLYAATKKANELMAHSYAHLYGLKCTGLRFFTVYGPWGRPDMALFKFTSKILRGEPIQVFNHGRMRRDFTYIDDIVEGVVAIIDRPPSGDPTWRGDAPNPARSYAPYRIYNIGNSKPVDLMRYIEVLESCLGKKAEIEFMPMQPGDVPATFADTTALHEAVGFKPDTPLEVGVARFVDWYQSYYRA, encoded by the coding sequence ATGCACATCCTGATTACGGGCGCCGCGGGATTCATCGGCGCGGCGGTCGCGAAACGACTGCTCGACCGCGGCGACTCGGTCTACGGCATCGACAACCTCAACGCCTACTACGATGTGTCCTTGAAGGAAGCCCGCCTCGCGCGCCTGCGCCCGTACGAGAACTTCGTCTTCCAGAAGCTCGACGTGGCGGACCGGGCGAGCATGGCGGAACTCTTTGCCACCCACCGTTTCGACGGGGTCCTTCACTTGGCCGCCCAGGCGGGGGTGCGCTACTCGGTCGAGCACCCCTATGCCTACGTCGATGCCAACCTCGTCGGCTTCGCCAACGTGCTCGAGGGCTGCCGCCACGGCGGGGTGGGGCACCTCGTCTTTGCCTCCTCCAGCTCGGTGTACGGCGCCAACACCAAGCTCCCGTTCTCCGAGCGCGACAACGTCGATCACCCGGTGTCCTTGTACGCGGCGACCAAGAAAGCGAACGAGCTGATGGCCCACAGCTACGCCCACCTGTATGGCCTTAAGTGCACCGGGCTTCGCTTTTTTACGGTCTATGGACCCTGGGGCCGCCCGGACATGGCGCTTTTCAAGTTCACTTCCAAAATTCTGCGTGGCGAACCGATCCAGGTCTTCAACCACGGCCGCATGCGGCGGGACTTTACCTACATCGACGACATCGTGGAAGGCGTCGTCGCCATCATCGATCGGCCGCCTTCGGGCGATCCCACGTGGAGGGGCGATGCGCCCAATCCGGCGAGGAGCTACGCCCCTTACCGGATCTACAACATCGGCAACAGCAAGCCGGTCGACCTCATGCGATACATTGAGGTCCTGGAATCGTGCCTCGGGAAAAAAGCCGAGATCGAGTTCATGCCGATGCAACCGGGGGACGTGCCCGCGACGTTTGCCGACACCACCGCCCTCCACGAGGCCGTGGGCTTCAAACCGGATACGCCGCTCGAGGTCGGCGTCGCCCGGTTCGTGGACTGGTACCAAAGCTATTACAGGGCGTAG
- the wzm gene encoding transport permease protein: protein MLDFQSDPKRCEMPATKFLRFWHELYDARFILRELVRQQLILRYRRTVFGYFWTLFNPLLMMSVTAVVFSTIFKMDLKTYAIFLFAGMIPFTYFSSTVTQSGQALIGNEGLIKKIYIPRLLFPLSIAIALLIDSTLTAIALLIIIFVIGGTPTTALLFIPLAYLLLFFFTFGVAQIMTICTVYFRDLQHVVGVLMQALLFLTPVFYKPEALTGKVTWIIALNPLTQFVELFRRPIYGGELPPVETISAAVILSAASVAIGLWFFHKHENTVIFRL, encoded by the coding sequence ATGCTCGATTTTCAGAGCGACCCCAAGCGGTGTGAAATGCCTGCTACAAAGTTTTTGAGATTTTGGCACGAACTATACGATGCTCGATTTATTCTGCGCGAACTAGTTCGACAGCAGCTTATCCTTCGGTATCGGCGAACCGTTTTCGGCTATTTCTGGACGTTATTTAACCCCCTGCTAATGATGTCGGTGACAGCCGTGGTGTTTTCCACCATCTTCAAGATGGATCTGAAGACCTATGCAATCTTCTTATTCGCCGGGATGATCCCATTCACCTATTTTAGCAGTACGGTCACCCAGAGCGGGCAGGCTCTTATCGGGAATGAGGGACTGATTAAGAAGATTTATATCCCAAGGCTGCTCTTCCCTTTAAGTATTGCAATTGCCCTGTTGATTGACAGCACCTTGACCGCGATTGCGCTGTTAATAATCATATTCGTCATCGGCGGTACGCCGACCACTGCACTACTTTTCATTCCTTTGGCGTATTTGTTGTTATTCTTTTTCACCTTCGGTGTAGCGCAGATCATGACAATCTGCACGGTATATTTCCGCGACCTCCAACACGTGGTCGGAGTCTTGATGCAGGCGCTTCTTTTTTTGACTCCAGTTTTCTACAAGCCGGAAGCGTTGACGGGAAAAGTGACATGGATCATCGCACTCAATCCTCTCACGCAATTCGTCGAGTTGTTCCGGCGCCCGATCTACGGTGGCGAGCTCCCGCCGGTAGAAACGATCTCAGCGGCGGTGATCCTTTCTGCCGCGTCGGTAGCTATCGGCCTGTGGTTTTTCCACAAGCACGAGAACACGGTCATATTTAGGCTCTAG